GGTAGCGGTGATTCGGGGGAAAGATGAAACGTTACATATAAGTGAAAGCGGTAAGGAAACAATAGAGAAAGGCAATCCGTTAGATTTAATGCAAAGGTATATGGAACGATGGAGAACGAATCATAATCCAGACTATCCGCCATTTCAAGGTGGTGCAATCGGATATTTTAGTTATGACTGTATCCGTTATATTGAAAAACTTCCTTCCCTTGCGGAGGATGATGTGGATATACCTGACATATTCTTTTTATTATTTGATGACGTGTTTGTGTATGATCAACAAGAGAAAGTGTTGTGGATTATTACGCATTATATAGATGAATGTGAGGAAGCGGAAAGTCGTTTAAATGAATGGAAGAGCCTTTGGATGAAGGAAGTTCCTGAAGTTAAATTGCCATTTGAATGTCCTGAACATAGAAATGAAGCGGTAGCTTTTACAGAAGAAGGATTTATGAAAGCTGTTCAGCGTATTCAAGAATATATTGGGGCTGGAGATGTGTTTCAAGTGAATTTGTCTACAAGACAAGAGAAAACATTACAAACACACCCACTGGAGATTTATACGAGTCTTCGTGAAATTAATCCATCACCATATATGGGATATTTAGAGCTTGGAGATTTTCAAATTGTTAGCGGTTCACCTGAATTGTTAATTAAAAAGCAAGGGAATGAAGTGAGTACCCGTCCGATTGCTGGTACACGTTCTCGTGGGAAGAATGAACAAGAAGATGAGAGCTTAGCGAAAGAGTTAATTGAAAATGAAAAGGAACGTGCAGAACACGTCATGCTTGTGGATTTAGAGCGTAATGATTTAGGGCGAGTTTGTAAGTATGGAACTGTAGAAGTAGATGAATTTATGGTTATCGAAAAATATTCGCATGTTATGCATATCGTTTCAAACGTTCGTGGTGAGGTCGGACGAGATAAGGATGCTTTCGATTTAGTGCGAGCTGTATTTCCAGGTGGAACGATTACGGGTGCACCCAAAATACGTACGATGGAAATTATAGAAGAATTAGAACCTGTTCGCCGTGGGATTTATACAGGTTCAATTGGATGGATTGGTTACTCAGGAGATATGGAATTAAATATTGTGATTCGGACGCTTCTTGCAAAAGATGGTCAAGCGTATGTGCAGGCTGGAGCAGGAATTGTAATTGACTCAAATCCGAAAAATGAATATAAAGAGTCGTTAAAAAAGGCAATCGCCCTGTGGCGTGCGAAAGAAAGTAGCGAAGAAACGGTTAGGTGAGAGAAATGATATTGATGATTGATAATTATGATTCTTTTACATTTAATTTAGTGCAATTTCTTGGAGAACTTGGACAAGAGCTTATCGTCAAGCGCAATGATGAAATTACCATTTCAGATATTGAACAAATGAAACCTGACTTTATTATGATTTCACCAGGTCCTTGTAGTCCGAATGAAGCTGGTATAAGTATGGATGTCATTAAATATTTTGCAGGAAAGATTCCTATTTTTGGTGTGTGTCTAGGTCATCAATCGATTGCACAGGTTTTCGGAGGCGATGTTGTTTGTGCGGATCGTTTAATGCATGGAAAAACTTCTCTTATGTATCATGATGGAAAAATGATTTTTGCAGACATTCCAAATCCATTTACAGCAACGCGTTATCATTCTCTTATTGTAAAAAAAGAAACATTGCCAGAATGTTTAGAAGTGACATCTTGGACAGAAGAGGGAGAGATTATGGCGCTTCGTCATAAAACATTGCCAATTGAAGGAGTGCAGTTTCATCCAGAATCCATTATGACTTCACATGGGAAAGAATTGCTGCAGAACTTTATTCGGAATTATAGTCCAAGTATATCATCATGTTAATTTATGTGAATGGCACGTATGTGGAAGCGGATGAAGCGAAAATCTCTCCATATGATCATGGGTATTTATATGGGTTAGGTGTTTTTGAGACGTTTCGTATTTATAATGGTCATCCGTTTTTATTAGATGACCACTATGAACGTTTAATGGATGCTCTTTCTACGTTGCAAATCAAATGGACGATGACGAAAGATGATGTGCTGTGCATTTTACAGGAGTTACTTGTAAGGAATAGGATAGACCATGCGTATGTGCGCTTTAATGTATCGGCTGGTATAGATGAAATAGGTTTACAAACAGAGGTTTATGAAGAGCCCTCTGTTATTGTGTTTATAAAGCCTTTAGCAGTCCCTGGTGTAGTGATGGAAAAGGAAGGCGTTATTTTGAAGCAAATACGAAATACGCCGGAAGGAGCATTTCGTTTAAAGTCCCATCATTATTTAAATAACATTTTAGGAAAACGTGAAATTGGAAATGTTGTGAACAAAGAAGGGATTTTTTTTACTGAAGCAGGCCACGTAGCGGAGGGGATTGTTTCGAATCTCTTTTTTGTAAAGGAGGGTATCTTATATACACCTTCACTTGAAACTGGGATTTTAAATGGAATCACTCGTGCGTTTATTATAAGGATTGCTGAAATATTAGATGTACATGTGGAAGAAGATTTCTTTACACAAAAGGAGTTACTTTCCGCTGATGAGGTGTTTGTAACGAATTCTATTCAAGAAATTGTTCCGCTTAATCAGATTGGAGAATTTAATTTCCCTGGTAAAGAAGGAAAGGTTACAAAGTCTCTAATGTATGTATATGAAATGCATAGAGAAAATCTTTGGAGCCGAAATGAACTGCGAAGAGGAGATGTGTAGTGTGAAGTGGAATTATGATTTGCGCTGCGGCGAATATACATTGGATTTAAATACAAAGACATTAATCATGGGGATTTTAAATGTTACACCAGATTCATTCTCAGATGGTGGAAACTACGATGAGATGAACGCAGCTGTAAGTCATGCGAGAGAAATGGTGAGTAATGGAGCTGATATTATTGATATCGGTGGAGAATCAACTCGTCCTGGTTTCGCGAAAGTTTCGGTGGAAGAAGAGTTAGGGCGCGTAATCCCGATGATTCAAGCGGTTTCGAAAGAAGTGAAAGTGCCTATTTCTATTGATACGTATAAAGCTGAAGTAGCCAAGCAAGCAATTGAAGCGGGTGCTCATATTATTAATGATATCTGGGGAGCGAAGGCAGAACCGAAAATTGCAGAAGTTGCGGCACATTATAATGTGCCGATAATTTTAATGCATAATCGTGATAACACAAATTACCGTAATCTTATTGCGGATATGATTGCGGATCTATATGAGAGTGTTAAAATTGCAAAAGGTGCAGGTGTACCTGATGAGAATATCGTTTTAGATCCGGGTATCGGTTTCGCGAAGACGCCAGAACAAAATTTAGAAGCCATGCGCAATCTAGAAAAATTACATGTGTTAGGGTATCCAGTCCTTCTTGCAACTTCGAGAAAATCGTTTATCGGTCATGTTTTAGATTTGCCGGTAGAGGAACGTGTAGAAGGCACAGGAGCATCGATTTGTCTTGGTATTGATAAAGGCTGTGAAATGATTCGTGTTCATGATGTGAAGGAAATGGCACGTATGGCAAAGATGATGGAT
This sequence is a window from Bacillus pseudomycoides DSM 12442. Protein-coding genes within it:
- the trpE gene encoding anthranilate synthase component I; the protein is MQRRKSLALSVPYHLDFFKQYKSLSQNKNQHILLESGRGGRYSIAGLDPVAVIRGKDETLHISESGKETIEKGNPLDLMQRYMERWRTNHNPDYPPFQGGAIGYFSYDCIRYIEKLPSLAEDDVDIPDIFFLLFDDVFVYDQQEKVLWIITHYIDECEEAESRLNEWKSLWMKEVPEVKLPFECPEHRNEAVAFTEEGFMKAVQRIQEYIGAGDVFQVNLSTRQEKTLQTHPLEIYTSLREINPSPYMGYLELGDFQIVSGSPELLIKKQGNEVSTRPIAGTRSRGKNEQEDESLAKELIENEKERAEHVMLVDLERNDLGRVCKYGTVEVDEFMVIEKYSHVMHIVSNVRGEVGRDKDAFDLVRAVFPGGTITGAPKIRTMEIIEELEPVRRGIYTGSIGWIGYSGDMELNIVIRTLLAKDGQAYVQAGAGIVIDSNPKNEYKESLKKAIALWRAKESSEETVR
- the pabA gene encoding aminodeoxychorismate/anthranilate synthase component II codes for the protein MILMIDNYDSFTFNLVQFLGELGQELIVKRNDEITISDIEQMKPDFIMISPGPCSPNEAGISMDVIKYFAGKIPIFGVCLGHQSIAQVFGGDVVCADRLMHGKTSLMYHDGKMIFADIPNPFTATRYHSLIVKKETLPECLEVTSWTEEGEIMALRHKTLPIEGVQFHPESIMTSHGKELLQNFIRNYSPSISSC
- the pabC gene encoding aminodeoxychorismate lyase, translating into MLIYVNGTYVEADEAKISPYDHGYLYGLGVFETFRIYNGHPFLLDDHYERLMDALSTLQIKWTMTKDDVLCILQELLVRNRIDHAYVRFNVSAGIDEIGLQTEVYEEPSVIVFIKPLAVPGVVMEKEGVILKQIRNTPEGAFRLKSHHYLNNILGKREIGNVVNKEGIFFTEAGHVAEGIVSNLFFVKEGILYTPSLETGILNGITRAFIIRIAEILDVHVEEDFFTQKELLSADEVFVTNSIQEIVPLNQIGEFNFPGKEGKVTKSLMYVYEMHRENLWSRNELRRGDV
- the folP gene encoding dihydropteroate synthase, producing the protein MNCEEEMCSVKWNYDLRCGEYTLDLNTKTLIMGILNVTPDSFSDGGNYDEMNAAVSHAREMVSNGADIIDIGGESTRPGFAKVSVEEELGRVIPMIQAVSKEVKVPISIDTYKAEVAKQAIEAGAHIINDIWGAKAEPKIAEVAAHYNVPIILMHNRDNTNYRNLIADMIADLYESVKIAKGAGVPDENIVLDPGIGFAKTPEQNLEAMRNLEKLHVLGYPVLLATSRKSFIGHVLDLPVEERVEGTGASICLGIDKGCEMIRVHDVKEMARMAKMMDAMIGKGVK